The following proteins are encoded in a genomic region of Oncorhynchus kisutch isolate 150728-3 linkage group LG18, Okis_V2, whole genome shotgun sequence:
- the LOC109909649 gene encoding LOW QUALITY PROTEIN: complement C1q and tumor necrosis factor-related protein 9A (The sequence of the model RefSeq protein was modified relative to this genomic sequence to represent the inferred CDS: deleted 5 bases in 3 codons; substituted 3 bases at 3 genomic stop codons) gives MMGVRLRVTLLLLLLAVRCIAHEEFKKNXCVCGYPGIPGDPGHNGMPGRDGRDGFRGDKGDRGEISITGQTGQSGPKEDKGSAGTAGLAGIKGKWGENGEKGPPGKMGPQGVSGHMGLKEIRLPEXGIQGPLGPPGRPGPKGDLGPPGFKGNIGYDGEEGSGSETGDKGEKGDTSLIPKSAFSAGLTEYTKLPPENMPIRSDKVIYNRQNHYDAQTGRFTCSLAGAXYFTYHITVFYCNVKVALVRNGLKDNYTSSEVIHTMHNYTSSEDQAAGRAVLHLEKGDKVWLQVAGGELFNGLFADEDDDTTFSGFLLFGAD, from the exons ATGATGGGGGTTAGACTCAGAGTCACTCTCTTGCTCCTCCTGCTGGCTGTGAGGTGCATAGCACATGAAGAATTCAAGAAGAACTGATGTGTTTGTGGATACCCAGGAATACCAGGAGACCCAGGCCACAACGGAATGCCAGGCCGAGATGGACGAGACGGGTTCAGAGGTGACAAGGGAGACCGGG GGGAAATCAGCATCACTGGACAAACAGGACAGAGTGGCCCCAAAGAAGACAAGGG ATCTGCAGGTACGGCTGGCCTGGCAGGAATAAAGGGAAAATGGGGTGAGAATGGAGAGAAGGGGCCACCGGGGAAGATGGGGCCCCAAGGAGTCTCAGGGCACATGGGCCTCAAGGAGATCAGGTTACCAGAGTGAGGCATCCAAGGGCCCTTGGGACCCCCAGGACGACCAGGTCCGAAGGGAGATCTCGGCCCCCCAGGGTTCAAAGGCAACATTGGTTACGACGGAGAGGAAGGG TCAGGCAGCGAGACAGGGGacaagggggagaagggggacacATCTCTCATCCCAAAAAGTGCGTTCTCAGCCGGTTTAACCGAATACACCAAACTCCCACCGGAGAACATGCCGATCAGGTCCGACAAGGTGATCTACAACAGGCAGAACCATTACGACGCACAGACCGGACGGTTCACCTGCTCTCTGGCTGGGGCCTAGTACTTCACCTACCAcatcactgtgttctactgtaatGTAAAAGTAGCATTAGTGAGAAACGGGTTGAAGGATAACTACACGAGCAGTGAG GTTATCCACACCATGCATAACTACACAAGCAGTGAGgaccaggcagcaggcagggctgtCCTGCACCTGGAGAAGGGGGACAAAGTGTGGCTGCAGGTGGCTGGAGGAGAGCTCTTT AATGGGCTGTTtgctgatgaagatgatgatacaaccttctctgggttcctgctcttcgGTGCAGATTAG
- the tagln3b gene encoding transgelin-3b isoform X1, giving the protein MFSFLHDVLFLYSRCRLPVLKLLQGVGQQSCRLLVRLSVWVNRTEGAMANRGPSYGLSKEVQEKIELKYNLDLEARLVDWIVAQCGGNLERPQPGRQNFQTWLMDGTILCRLINSLYPRGKEPIKKILETQMAFKQMEKISQFLQAAEVYGVITTDIFQTVDLWEGKDMAAVQRTLMALGSVALTKDDGHYRGDRDWFHRKAQGYRREFSEDQLRQGQSLIGLQMGSNRGASQSGMTGYGSHRQIM; this is encoded by the exons ATGTTCAGTtttctacatgatgtattgtttttgtatagcaGGTGCAGGCTGCCAGTGCTGAAACTGCTCCAGGGTGTTGGTCAGCAGAGCTGCAGACTacttgtccgtctgtctgtctgggtgaaCAGGACAGAAGGAGCAATGGCTAACAGGGGACCCAGTTACGGGCTGAGCAAGGAGGTGCAGGAGAAGATAGAGCTGAAGTATAATCTAGACTTGGAGGCCCGGCTGGTGGACTGGATCGTAGCTCAGTGTGGGGGGAACCTGGAGAGACCACAGCCAGGCAGACAGAACTTCCAGACATGGCTGATGGATGGAACA attCTCTGTAGGCTCATCAATAGCCTGTACCCGCGTGGTAAGGAGCCCATCAAGAAGATTCTGGAGACCCAGATGGCCTTTAAGCAGATGGAGAAGATCTCCCAGTTCCTGCAGGCAGCAGAGGTCTACGGAGTCATCACCACAGACATCTTCCAGACCGTGGACCTGTGGGAAG GGAAGGATATGGCCGCAGTGCAGAGAACCCTGATGGCCCTAGGTAGTGTCGCCCTCACCAAGGACGATGGACATTACCGTGGCGACCGCGACTGGTTCCACAG GAAAGCCCAGGGTTACCGGCGGGAGTTCTCTGAGGACCAGCTTCGTCAAGGCCAGAGTCTGATTGGTCTGCAGATGGGAAGCAACCGCGGGGCCTCTCAGTCCGGCATGACAGGCTACGGATCGCACCGCCAGATCATGTAG
- the tagln3b gene encoding transgelin-3b isoform X2 — MANRGPSYGLSKEVQEKIELKYNLDLEARLVDWIVAQCGGNLERPQPGRQNFQTWLMDGTILCRLINSLYPRGKEPIKKILETQMAFKQMEKISQFLQAAEVYGVITTDIFQTVDLWEGKDMAAVQRTLMALGSVALTKDDGHYRGDRDWFHRKAQGYRREFSEDQLRQGQSLIGLQMGSNRGASQSGMTGYGSHRQIM; from the exons ATGGCTAACAGGGGACCCAGTTACGGGCTGAGCAAGGAGGTGCAGGAGAAGATAGAGCTGAAGTATAATCTAGACTTGGAGGCCCGGCTGGTGGACTGGATCGTAGCTCAGTGTGGGGGGAACCTGGAGAGACCACAGCCAGGCAGACAGAACTTCCAGACATGGCTGATGGATGGAACA attCTCTGTAGGCTCATCAATAGCCTGTACCCGCGTGGTAAGGAGCCCATCAAGAAGATTCTGGAGACCCAGATGGCCTTTAAGCAGATGGAGAAGATCTCCCAGTTCCTGCAGGCAGCAGAGGTCTACGGAGTCATCACCACAGACATCTTCCAGACCGTGGACCTGTGGGAAG GGAAGGATATGGCCGCAGTGCAGAGAACCCTGATGGCCCTAGGTAGTGTCGCCCTCACCAAGGACGATGGACATTACCGTGGCGACCGCGACTGGTTCCACAG GAAAGCCCAGGGTTACCGGCGGGAGTTCTCTGAGGACCAGCTTCGTCAAGGCCAGAGTCTGATTGGTCTGCAGATGGGAAGCAACCGCGGGGCCTCTCAGTCCGGCATGACAGGCTACGGATCGCACCGCCAGATCATGTAG